One window of the Oncorhynchus mykiss isolate Arlee chromosome 5, USDA_OmykA_1.1, whole genome shotgun sequence genome contains the following:
- the LOC110524814 gene encoding prothymosin alpha-A isoform X1, which produces MADTKVDKKEISAKDLKEKKLVEEAENGKDAPANGKKAKEAEENGDVEDVDEEEDVGEEEDEEEDVEGDEDDEDDDEVEGRAGKRAAEDDDDDDDDDEEDVGTKKQKTDDD; this is translated from the exons ATGGCTGACACAAAAGTCGACAAGAAGGAGATCTCTGCCAAG GACCTGAAAGAGAAGAAGCTTGTTGAGGAGGCAGAAAATGGAAAAGATGCCCCAGCCAATGGGAAAAAAGCT AAGGAGGCTGAGGAGAATGGCGATGTAGAGGATGTagacgaggaggaggatgtgggagaggaggaggatgaggaagaggatgttGAGG GCGACGAAGACGATGAAGATGACGATGAGGTCGAGGGTCGCGCAGGCAAGAGGGCGGCGGAAGATGATGACgacgatgacgatgatgatgag GAGGATGTTGGAACGAAGAAGCAGAAAACCGATGATGATTAA
- the LOC110524814 gene encoding prothymosin alpha-A isoform X2 has translation MADTKVDKKEISAKDLKEKKLVEEAENGKDAPANGKKAEAEENGDVEDVDEEEDVGEEEDEEEDVEGDEDDEDDDEVEGRAGKRAAEDDDDDDDDDEEDVGTKKQKTDDD, from the exons ATGGCTGACACAAAAGTCGACAAGAAGGAGATCTCTGCCAAG GACCTGAAAGAGAAGAAGCTTGTTGAGGAGGCAGAAAATGGAAAAGATGCCCCAGCCAATGGGAAAAAAGCT GAGGCTGAGGAGAATGGCGATGTAGAGGATGTagacgaggaggaggatgtgggagaggaggaggatgaggaagaggatgttGAGG GCGACGAAGACGATGAAGATGACGATGAGGTCGAGGGTCGCGCAGGCAAGAGGGCGGCGGAAGATGATGACgacgatgacgatgatgatgag GAGGATGTTGGAACGAAGAAGCAGAAAACCGATGATGATTAA